In Panthera tigris isolate Pti1 chromosome D2, P.tigris_Pti1_mat1.1, whole genome shotgun sequence, one DNA window encodes the following:
- the KLLN gene encoding LOW QUALITY PROTEIN: killin (The sequence of the model RefSeq protein was modified relative to this genomic sequence to represent the inferred CDS: inserted 2 bases in 1 codon; substituted 1 base at 1 genomic stop codon), which yields MDRRGPASALAPAGLRSLAEAAAPASGRGRGDLGGFKRRWRDTRAAVGTTFRRRSRVFLVGELSKFPLPYDGLGGKCFASFARGAPAWSRXRDPEPPXVAAEEQAQTGLRPKHGRCWRLGSWLHKHPHSSTCPRLPAPPAAVADSRRPPRESS from the exons ATGGATCGCCGAGGGCCGGCTTCCGCGCTCGCCCCAGCCGGGCTGCGCAGCCTGGCG GAAGCGGCAGCCCCTGCGAGTGGGCGGGGCCGAGGAGACCTAGGAGGGTTCAAAAGGAGGTGGAGGGATACGCGGGCCGCAGTCGGAACTACTTTCAGGAGGAGGTCACGTGTGTTCCTAGTTGGGGAACTTTCCAAATTCCCACTCCCCTATGATGGCTTGGGAGGCAAGTGCTTCGCCTCCTTCGCGCGGGGTGCTCCTGCCTGGTCCCGGTAGCGGGACCCCGAGCCTCC GGTCGCCGCGGAAGAGCAGGCTCAGACGGGCCTCCGGCCCAAGCACGGTCGGTGCTGGCGCCTGGGAAGCTGGTTACACAAGCACCCACATTCAAGCACGTGCCCCCGCCTCCCCGCACCGCCGGCCGCGGTCGCCGACTCTCGCAGACCACCGAGGGAGAGCTCCTGA